In Plasmodium gaboni strain SY75 chromosome 11, whole genome shotgun sequence, the following proteins share a genomic window:
- a CDS encoding rhoptry neck protein 4, whose protein sequence is MSSVRFFLCIFLVLFTFIDIVKPFKGNYGDANYSFFQETPVNNTGETQKNEPTDVQSNITQNEEINNTKPLQENITNNQQNNNEQLNNNEQQNNNEQQNNNEQQNNNIAQNISEQKNNNIAQNISEQQNNNDTTVSHISNDTSSNTIDNSNINQLDKSNDTNNIIKHEENNQTKENNPETIQHTEPLTNQNTNEVKINDHNEHEKNTAENKIEGQHNNINHHSDDMNKNQNINNNMINENADKNVPQLDQTAKSNEQHINEHTTNHPIESHMDEHNRDQINEAIHNENATTTKNEPTHSENLTTTKNEPTHSENATTPTNETTHNENATTPTNEAIHNEHATTSTNETTHSENATTPTNEAIHSENATTLTNEAIHNEQVNNPTNEAIHSENATTLTNEATYNEHVTTPTYEATHNEHVNNPTNEATHSENATNPTNEATHSENATTSTNEQHAHDQNTEVHPNDKLAVVPFQGIRNNIPSNESQPIVSFPNEDDNHAHNEGSINTSVEGEHNNTENKEGPIITPLEGEKEGTANKEDVTPTHIVGEQVPPQTHQGYIITPVGGQHALTQTHHEHMSSPVGGQYTHGQENNDARYMTMNTDESSNSDTKGEHLNLRAYNKNMNNNKVHNDKYDSDTLTSDGLDDTYSSMQQNFDKNGIDSFKGKGLHVSLRERIIMEIMESGKNGIDGLLKLKDSKDSGNLFMEALEKLNININELKKNKNLISLEVYDKILSTMFKILTEMSFYEDSKFYETLGIKKDILNQSLKDIKIKILRKIGVSYSRLPPIIKHTEGKCALKDLIISISSKELAQRMAIMFIKWLSPDEYGSVVDYKTNVELNVLCSGAPILIQQWKYYQNMLGFEEDKDHAYLGLIDELLVMNKRYSENKDYVKTLENIKKSKVFKHCTKIMRIGGKVSSVPFNYENVKKPSSSIIGSLGNLIKANISTYYKATAQRINSYFHYTEKKSKKSSPLKIISVCTLLHITDMLYKCSDENSNGVMDLYNLQFNTLNMKGKMVLQYLVHLKFLTEEKKSHLKEICEPQNGLIDETLTKMLSLLSTDSHEILSHELENKGFDEDYIQDEIKNINESDNNIRDKEEDDAENMIFDDL, encoded by the exons atgtCTAGTGTtagattttttttatgtatttttcTAGTTCTTTTCACATTTATTGATATAGTTAAACCATTTAAAG gAAATTATGGAGATGCTAATTATTCCTTTTTTCAAGAAACACCTGTTAACAATACAGGAGAAACTCAGAAAAATGAACCAACAGATGTACAATCCAATATAACAcaaaatgaagaaattaataatacGAAACCATTACAAGAAAATATAACTAATAAtcaacaaaataataatgaacaactaaataataatgaacaacaaaataataatgaacaacaaaataataatgaacaacaaaataataatatagcACAAAATATTAgtgaacaaaaaaataataatatagcACAAAATATTAGTGAacaacaaaataataacgATACAACCGTATCTCATATTTCAAACGACACAAGTAGTAATACTATAgataattcaaatataaaCCAATTAGATAAATCAAAtgatacaaataatataataaaacacGAAGAAAATAATCAAACAAAGGAAAATAACCCAGAAACTATTCAACATACAGAACCACTAACTAATCAAAATACAAATGAagttaaaataaatgatcATAATGaacatgaaaaaaatactgcagaaaataaaatagagGGACAAcataataacataaatCATCATTCAGatgatatgaataaaaaccaaaatattaataataatatgataaatgAAAATGCAGATAAAAATGTCCCACAATTAGATCAAACTGCAAAGTCTAATGAACAACATATAAATGAACACACAACTAACCATCCTATTGAATCACACATGGATGAACATAATCGTGACCAAATAAATGAAGCTATCCATAATGAAAATGCAACCACTACAAAAAATGAACCTACCCATAGTGAAAATTTAACCACTACAAAAAATGAACCTACCCATAGTGAAAATGCTACCACTCCAACAAATGAAACTACCCATAATGAAAATGCTACAACTCCAACAAATGAAGCTATCCATAATGAACATGCTACCACCTCAACAAATGAAACTACCCATAGTGAAAATGCTACAACTCCAACAAATGAAGCTATTCACAGTGAAAATGCTACCACCTTAACAAATGAAGCTATCCATAATGAACAAGTTAACAATCCAACAAATGAAGCTATCCATAGTGAAAATGCTACCACCTTAACAAATGAAGCTACCTATAATGAACACGTTACCACCCCAACATATGAAGCTACCCATAATGAACATGTCAACAATCCAACAAATGAAGCTACCCATAGTGAAAATGCTACCAATCCAACAAATGAAGCTACCCATAGTGAAAATGCTACCACCTCAACAAATGAACAACATGCCCATGATCAAAATACTGAAGTTCATCCAAATGACAAACTGGCTGTTGTTCCGTTCCAAGGAATAAGAAATAACATTCCCTCAAATGAATCACAACCAATTGTAAGTTTTCCAAACGAGGATGATAATCATGCGCATAATGAAGGTTCTATAAACACATCTGTTGAAGGAGAACACAATAATAcagaaaataaagaagGTCCCATCATTACACCATTAGAAGGAGAAAAAGAAGGTACTGCAAACAAAGAAGACGTAACGCCTACACATATAGTAGGGGAACAGGTACCACCTCAAACACATCAGGGATATATCATTACACCAGTAGGAGGGCAACATGCACTCACTCAAACACATCACGAACATATGAGTTCACCAGTAGGAGGGCAATATACACATGGAcaagaaaataatgatgCTAGATATATGACAATGAACACGGATGAAAGTAGCAACAGTGATACAAAAGGAGAACATTTAAATTTACGAGcttataataaaaatatgaataataacAAAGTGCATAATGATAAATACGATAGTGATACGTTAACTAGCGACGGACTTGATGATACATATTCAAGTATGCAACAGAACTTTGATAAAAACGGAATCGATAGTTTTAAAGGGAAAGGGTTGCATGTATCTTTAAGAGaaagaataataatggAAATAATGGAAAGTGGAAAGAATGGAATAGATGgtttattaaaattaaaagataGTAAAGATAGTGGTAACTTATTTATGGAAGCATTAGAAAAgttaaatataaatatcaatgaattaaaaaagaataaaaatttaatatcattagaagtatatgataaaatattatcaaccatgtttaaaatattaaccGAGATGTCTTTTTATGAGGATTCTAAATTTTATGAAACCTTAGGtataaaaaaggatatattaaatcaatcattaaaagatataaaaataaaaatattaagaaaaattGGTGTTTCATATAGTAGGTTACCACctataataaaacatacCGAAGGAAAATGTGCACTCAAAGATTTAATTATAAGTATATCATCAAAAGAATTAGCACAACGTATGGCAATCATGTTTATAAAGTGGTTATCTCCTGATGAATATGGATCAGTTGTTGATTATAAAACTAACGTAGaattaaatgtattatGTTCAGGTGCTCCTATACTTATACAACAGTGgaaatattatcaaaatatgTTAGGGTTTGAAGAAGATAAAGATCATGCATATTTAGGATTAATAGATGAATTATTAGTTATGAATAAAAGATATAGTGAAAACAAAGACTATGTTAAAACattagaaaatataaaaaaatcCAAAGTTTTTAAACATTGCACAAAAATTATGAGAATTGGTGGTAAGGTATCATCTGTACCTTTTAATTATGAAAATGTAAAGAAACCAAGTTCATCTATTATTGGTTCATTAGGTAATTTAATTAAGGCTAATATTAGTACATATTATAAGGCAACAGCTCAAAGAATTAATTcttattttcattatactgagaaaaaaagtaaaaaatcAAGCCCATTGAAAATTATCTCAGTTTGTACTCTTCTACATATAACAgatatgttatataaatgcTCAGATGAAAATTCTAATGGAGTAATGGATTTATATAACTTACAATTTAATACTTTAAATATGAAAGGTAAAATGGTATTACAATATTTAGTGCACTTGAAATTCTTAACTgaggaaaaaaaatctCATCTTAAGGAGATATGTGAGCCCCAAAACGGATTAATAG acGAGACTTTAACCAAGATGTTATCTCTACTATCAACCGACTCTCATGAAATATTATCACATGAATTAGAAAACAAAGGATTTGACGAAGATTATATTCAAGATgaaataaagaatataaacGAAAGTGATAACAATATTAGAGATAAAGAAGAAGACGATGCTGAAAATATGATTTTTGATGATTTATAA